GAGCCGGCAGTGAGAAGGAAGCCCACTCTCAGCCTGGGCCAGCCCCAGGAGTCCAACCAGGGGTGGGACCCAGCCTAAGGCTGGCTCTCCTACCACCTAGCTCCTGGAGCAGGAGATTAGACCGCTAGGACTGGTCCCTTGGTGAGGGAAGAACTGTCCTGTGCATATCTTCAAGGAAACACCTGGCACTTTTGCCTTCCCTGGGCAGAGACTTGTAATGATTCTCTTGTCTGCTTCTTTGTCTGTGCCTTTTCTTTGGAGGAGTTTACCGCATCTTCCCATCTTTTGGGCAAGGGAGCTGGATGCTACACTAAAGATTAACTCAGGGGTTTAGagtgagggaggctgagaggcCTCTTAATGGGCAGTAGATTCTCtttggggaggaaagagagagatgctggagccccctgtgcccagccctggaagGGCAGGTCTTGCTCCCTGGGGTCTGTggtagggggagggaggcaaggagaaAGGCCTGAGTCCCCATGCTCTGTGGGtgatggagagggggagggagatcGGGCCATCTGCCTCAGGAAAGAAGGGGAGTGTGAGGCCAAGGTGAGGGGCTACATCAGATGGCAACATGGTGATTGAAGTGTGGTATGACTAGGGGAGGTCTTGGGGTTAAGGTCTTGGGGCCTTGGGAGAGTGAGGTGGCAGTCAAGCATGGCCTGGTTTGTGACAGGATCTAGTCGTTCCTCTGGCCTGGTCCCTGGTGGCAAGGCtagtggaggtggaggtgggggagggagtggggtaTGAGGGCTATTtcccttctttgcctcttttctttcttataaatctAGTGATCTTTCAGGAGGAGTTTTTTTCTGAGTGATGTTACATGCATGAGATCAAGGGACtctggggttggggaagggggtgtaAAGAAGGGTGGAGCCCTTGTCCAGGATAGAAAAGAGCTTGAGTTGGGGGTCAAGGCCAAGCTCTCCTGCACAATTCAACTGGCTCCTTCCCACAGTGTGGACAAACGTGGAACCTCGCTCTGTGGCCGTGTTCCCCTGGCACTCCTTAGTCCCCTTCTTGGCGCCCAGCCAGCCTGACCCCTCTGTGCAGCCAAGTGAAGCCCAGCAACCTGCCAGCCACCCAGTGGCCTCCAATCAGAGCAAAGGTAAGGGGTGAGGGGCTGTGGGAAGCCACAGGGTTGGGGTTGAGATGGCCTAAGAGCCCTCTGATCTGCCTATCGCTCTGTCCTCAGAACCTGCTGAGTCGGCGGCTGTTGCTCACGAGCAGCCACCAGGCGGGACAGGGAATGCTGACCCTGGGCGGCCCCCGGGAGCTACATGCCCTGAGAGCCCAGGGCCCGGACCCCCCCACAGTTTGGGGGTGGTGGAACCTGGAAAGGGCCCCCCTCCCACCACTGAGGAGGAGGCCCCTGGTCCACCAGGAGAGCCCCGGCTGGACAGTGAGACGGAGAGTGACCATGATGATGCGTGAGTGCCCTGAGCTTGGGGCTGTGGGGGAAGGTGGTGTGGTGGGGAATATGGCTCTCACTTTCCCTGCTGCTCCCACCACAGCTTCCTCTCCATCATGTCTCCTGAGATCCAGTTACCTCTGCCGCCTGGGAAACGCCGGACCCAGTCCCTCAGCGCCTTGCCCAAGGAACGAGACTCATCTTCAGAGAAGGATGGACGCAGCCCCAACAAGGTGCCTCATCTCCACCTGTCCCCAGCTCACCCCATGGCCATCCAAGCCTGTCTCCCCAGTCCTAACCGCCCGGCTCGGGCCTGTATCTACTGCAGCGGGAGAAGGACCATATCCGGCGGCCCATGAATGCCTTTATGATCTTCAGCAAGCGGCACCGGGCCCTGGTCCATCAGCGTCACCCCAACCAGGACAACCGGACTGTCAGCAAGATCCTGGGCGAGTGGTGGTATGCCCTGGGACCCAAGGAGAAACAGAAGTACCACGACCTGGCCTTCCAGGTAATGCTGCCTCCTCTTGGCTCCTCTTCAGCTTCTTCTGGTAGGGTGGGTGAGTGAAGGGtctccctgtcctctcctgccAGGTGAAAGAGGCCCACTTTAAGGCCCACCCAGACTGGAAGTGGTGCAACAAGGACCGGAAGAAGTCCAGCTCAGAGGCCAAGCCTACTagcctggggctggcaggagggcaCAAGGAGACGCGGGAGCGGAGCATGTCGGAGACAGGCACTGCCGCTGCCCCTGGAGGTTAGTGAGCCCTTGGGCTCTTCTGCCTTGCCACCTCCATCCCTGACATCTACTGGCCACCCCGTTGCTTGctcaccccttccccagaagCTCCTCTCTACTTTATCATGCTTTGAGGTCCCTTACTCACAAAAGAACTGGCAATTGTTTCATGTGAAGGTGTCAGGAAGGTCCAGATAGGCAAAATTTTCAGGGAGAAATCTTATCATCAAttggtatttactgagcatttagtACATAATAGGCACCAAAAGGAGTATAATCTCTAGTATTCAAAGCCATATGCtgttttccaaatgaggaaactgaggctcagagacgtaaGATCACTTATTTGAAGTCATCGAATACTAATAAGTAGCAGAGACCAAATTTAAACCCCAGTTTGACTCTCAAGACCACAGTTGGAAGCCCCTCATTGACTGCTTCTCCTGACTTAGGGTGTCTAGTGTGCTTGGCCCTATTCTGAGGAGCTTTTCTGGAGTGATCCTGTGGGTTTGGGCCCACAACTGTGATAGAGAGGATGTTCTTTTCTGTCtgagatgagggaactgagacccAGACGGGCCAGTGGTTATTAGCTAGCCAGCGCCACACACCTGTCTGCAGGCTTTGACGCTCTCAGAAGGGCTGCTTCCCAGGGAGGTATGGGCTTGCTTCTTGCAATGCCAGAGGACAGGAACCAATGAGAAATGCAGTTAGTGATTGGTATGTCTTTTCTGCCAGGTGGCTCAGGAAGTCCAGCCTGCTTCTGCCCAGTATCTAGAAATATCTGCGGAGGGCTTGGCCAGCCTGGGTGCTGGTAGGAGGCTTCTGACTCCATACCACTTCTTTCTTTCCGCTCTACAGTGTCCTCGGAACTCCTGTCTGTCACAGCCCAGACGCTCTTGAGCTCGGACACCAAGGCTCCGGGGAGCGGCTCTTGTGGGGCAGAACGTCTGCACACAGTCGGGGCACCTGGCTCAGCCCGGCCCCGAGCCTTCTCCCACAGCGGGGTCCACAGCCTCGATGGTGGGGAAGTAGACAGCCAGGCACTACAGGAACTGACTCAGGTCCGGAGTGCAGGCCATGGGGGTAGGGGAGATGGGCAGGGAGGGCTGCCTGAAGTGACAGCCTTGACCGAACTCTCCCTGCACTTGCCCTGCAGATGGTGTCTGGCCCTGCATCCTACTCTGGCCCAAAACCTTCCACGCAATATGGGGCTCCAGGCCCCTTTGCAGCCCCCAGTGAGGGAGGCACCCTGGCGGCCAGTGGGCGGCCTCCACTGCTGCCCACCCGGGCCTCCCGTTCCCAGCGTGCCGCCAGTGAGGACATGACCAGTGACGAGGAGCGCATGGTCATCtgtgaggaggaaggggatgaTGATGTCATTGGTGAGCAGTCGCAGGGCTCAGAATCTTGTCCAAGGAGCAGCAGGCTAAGGTTTGGAGGGTGGGCAGATCTAGACCCTGagacccttccttcctttctttttcttcccttccacaTTTGTTTGTGATCACCAGTGTGTTCAGTTCAGGCCCTACTGAGTAAACCCAGCTGTGCCCTCAAGAAGCCCCTGGCCAGACAGGAAGCTGGGAAGGCATGGCTGGGCTATTGGGCACAGTATTAGATGCTGATACCAGTGTGCTCTCAGGGTCCACTAGTGGGCAGGTGGGTACACCTGGGCTGAGGAACAGCATTTCTGGACAATGCTTACTGCCAATTTGGGGCAAAGCTGAGGCTAGAGCCAGGCTCCAGGCTCTTCCTCCTGGGCAGCCTTGTACCCAGCCCCTTTACCGACGCTGTTTTCTCTGTGCTCTCAGCTGACGATGGCTTCAGCACCACTGACATTGACCTCAAGTGCAAGGAGCGGGTGACTGACAGCGAGAGCGGAGACAGCTCTGGGGAAGACCCAGAGGGCAGCAAGGTGAGGGCTTGAGACTTGTTGCTGTCTGGTCACATGCATCTTGGGAGGGGGGACACCCATTTCTGTGTAAATTGACAGAGGGGGAGATTAAGGCCCAAAGAGGGCGAGCTACTTGCTCCGTGGGGAACTGGGTCACAGCCTAGGTTGAATGAAGGCCTTCGGCTGGCCTGGTTGCCAGGTGGGACAGGGAAGCAGGGGTGGGCAAGTTGTGCGTATCCAGGCTTCCCTGACATGCTGTATCTTCCATCTTTGACTCAGGGCTTTGGCCGGAAGGTGTTCTCACCTGTGATCCGTTCCTCCTTTACCCACTGCCGTCCATCACTGGACCCTgagcccccagggcccccagatCCACCTGGAGCCTTCGGCAAAGGATATGggcccaccccatcctcctcctcgtcctcgcctgcctcctcctcagcctcagcAGCCACCTCCTTCCAACTGGGCTCAGGGACCTTCAAGGCCCAGGAGTCAGGTCAGGGCAGCACAACAGGCCCCCTTCggcccccaccccctggggctgggggcccagcgACACCTTCTAAGGCCACCCGGTTTCTCCCCACGGATCCTGCCACCTTCCGGCGCAAGAGACCTGAAAGTGTAGGGGGCCTGGATCCACCAGGCCCCTCAGTCATTGCGGCACCTCCCAGTGGTGGGGGAAGTGTCCTGCAGACACTGGTCCTGCCCTCAAACAAGGAGGAACGGGAGGCCAGTGGAGCTCGCATGCCTTCGGCCCCAGCCCCACCGCTGGCCTATGGGGCCCCAGCAGCACCCCTGTCCCGCCCGGCTGCCACCATGGTCACCAACGTGGTCCGGCCTGTCAGCAGCACTCCTGTGCCCATTGCCTCTAagcctttcccttcctctgcccgGGCGGAAGCGTCTCCAAATGATACAGCAGGTGGCAGGACTGAGACAGTCACTGGGTCCCGGGCACCTGGGGGCTCCCCACTAGGTGTCAGCTTAGTGTATTCAGATAAGAAGTCGGGAGCAACCACCTCAACAGCCCCACATCTGGTGGCTGGGCCCCTACTGGGCACTGTGGGGAAGGCACCTGCCACTGTCACCAACCTGCTGGTGGGCACCCCGGGCTATGGGGCCCCAGCACCCCCCGCTGTTCAGTTTATTGCCCAGGGGGGCCCTGGCAGTGGGGCAGCTGCGGGCTCAGGAGCAGGTGCTGGGAGTGGCCCCAATGGGCCAGTGCCCCTGGGCATCCTGCAGCCAGGTCCCCTGAGCAAGGCTGGGGGAATCACCCAAGTGCAGTACATTCTGCCCACGCTGCCCCAACAACTTCAAGTggcacctgccccagcccctgggaccAAGGCAGTGGCTCCCAGCGGCCCTGCACCCACTACCAGCATCCGTTTCACCCTCCCGCCGGGCACCTCCACCAACGGCAAAGTCCTGGCTGCCACTGCGCCCACTCCTGGCATCCCCATCCTGCAGTCTGTaccctctgccccgccccccaaAGGTGAGGCCTGGGTCGGGCAGCACAAGGAGAAGGGCCACAGGCCTATTCAGCTCCCTTGTAACCACTTCCTCCCTCATCTCTTTACTTGCAGCCCAGTCAGTTTCTCCTGtgcaggcccctcccccaggtggcTCAGCCCAGCTGCTACCCGGGAAGGTACTGGTGCCCTTGGCCACCCCTAGCATGTCAGTGCGGGGTGGAGGGGCCGGCCAGCCACTGCCCCTGGTGAGCCCACCCTTCTCAGTACCTGTGCAGAATGGTGCTCAGCCACCCAGCAAGGTAAGGACACCCTGGTGGTGGCCCTACCTGTTCCTCGTTCTCTTTCTGGATGTTAGTCTCTATGTCCCGTGGTTTCTGTCTGCCTTTTCTTCagtctccctttctcccttcttgtcTATTTGAGTCTCTGTCTTGCTGTCTTCCTCGACATCTTTGCACATCTTGATTTTGCCATCAGTGTCTGCACCTtgttccttctctgtgtctcccatctcttgctattttctttctctttgtttctcccttcccatccctgtcCCAAATTCTGTGTTCCTTGTCTCTGCTGAGATCACCCTCTGAGTCCTTGGTCCTCCCTTACCCAACTCTGGGTCGCCACCTCACCTCAGCTCATGGTGCCCTTGCCCACAGATCATCCAGCTGACTCCGGTACCTGTGAGCACACCCAGCGGCCTGGTGCCGCCCCTCAGCCCAGCCTCGCTCCCTGGACCCACCTCTCAGCCTCAGAAGGTCCTGCTGCCCTCCTCTACCAGGTGACTGCAGTTGAACCCTCAACCTGGAGGTCAGTGCAGGAAAGGGGTTGGGTGGGACCAGCTCACCTCATGCcgccccctttcctctcccttcggCAGAATCACCTATGTGCAGTCAGCCAGCGGGCATGCGCTGCCCCTGGGCACCAGTCCTGCGTCTAGTCAGGCTGGAACAGTCACTTCGTACGGACCCACGAGCTCGGTAGCCCTAGGCTTCACCTCACTGGGGCCCAGTGGCCCCGCCTTCGTGCAGCCCTTGCTTTCAGGTGAGGGGTGGCatagcaggcagagctggggaccaAGGGTGGAGCTGAGGCAGCCCAGACCCTAACTTGGGCCCAGGCCTGACTTGGCCCCCTGccactcctctgtctctctgcaggCCAAGCCCCGCTGCTGGCTCCCGGCCAGGTGGGCGTGTCGCCTGTGCCCAGtccccagctgcctcccagcTGCACAGCCCCCAGTGGTCCTGTCATCACAGCGTTTTACCCCGgcagccccatccccacctcctcaGCATCCCTGGCCCAGCCATCTCAGGCTCCACCAGGCCTGGTCTACACTGTGGCCACCAGCACCACCCCACCTGCTGCCACCATCCTGCCCAAGGGCCCATCGGCCCCTGCCACTGCCACCCCGGCCCCTACCAGCCCTTTCCCTAGTGCCACAGGTGGGTGTCGGGCCAGCTCAGGGCAGGGTGAGTTGGGAGACCCAGGGGATGGTCTCCAGTCAGGCCTGGCTCAGCAAATGCTCTTCTCTCCACCAGCAGGCTCCATGACCTACAGCTTAGTGGCCCCCAAAGCCCAGCGGCCCACCCCTAAGGCCCCCCAGAAAGTGAAGGCGGCCATCGCCAGCATTCCTGTGGGCTCCTTTGAGGCAGGTGCCCCTGGGCGGCCAGGCCCTGCACCCCGTCAGCCCTTGGAGCCTGGCCCAGCCCGTGAGCCCTCTGCATCTGAGTCTGAGCTGGAGGGGCAGCCTACAACGCCGgcccccccactgcccccagagACCTGGGTTCCCCCAGCCCGGAGCAgtcccccgccacccccacctgcTGAGGAGCGGACCAGCTCCAAGGGGCCTGAGACCATGGTGAGTGCACAGTGGGCCTGGAGGGTTCCTACTGCTCCTTGGCTCGCCCTTCAGTCCACTGTCTGTTCCACTCCTTTTTCCTCCACACTTGTCTGAACTGCGCCCTTATGGGGCCTCCTCTGTCACTCCAGCTTGTCCGTATGACTGGGTCTTCCCCAAGGTTCTGTGACTCGGGCAGTCAGTATTCATGTCTTCATGTTTCTGGTCTCACCCTGGTGGGTCTGAACCCAGTGTCTTCCATCTCCCTGCAGTCTCTGTCTCAGGCCAGCAAATTCCCAAGCTCATCTTCAGACTGGCGCGTCCCTGGGCTGGGTCTGGAGAACCGTGGGgagcctcccacccctcccagcccggCCCCggctccagcctcagcccctggtagcagcagcggcagcagcgagggcagcagtgggagggcagctggggacaCCCCTGAGCGCAAGGAGGCGGCCAGTACCGGCAAGAAGGTGAAGGTGCGGCCCCCGCCCCTGAAGAAGACCTTTGACTCTGTGGACAAGTGAGCACGGGCTGGGGGACTTGGCAAAGTGTGTGGGTTGGTGGGAGAGGGGGCAGCTGCAGGCTGGGACAGAGGAGGTGACCCTGCCCGCTCTCCAGCAGGGTCCTGTCGGAGGTGGACTTCGAAGAGCGCTTTGCTGAGCTGCCCGAGTTTCGGCCTGAGGAGGTGCTGCCCTCGCCCACCCTGCAGTCTCTGGCCACCTCACCCCGGGCCATCCTGGGCTCCTACCgcaagaagagaaagaactcCACTGGTAGGCGAGTGCAAGGCACCCAGGGTAGGTAGGGGCAGACTGGGGCTGTCCCCACTGAGCCTGCTTCTGTTTAACCAGACCTGGACTCTGCCCCTGAGGACCCCACCTCGCCCAAGCGCAAGATGAGGAGACGCTCCAGCTGCAGCTCAGAGCCCAACACCCCCAAGAGTGCCAAGTGCGAGGGGGACATCTTCACCTTTGACCGTACAGGTGCTGGTGAGGTGGCAGGCAGAGCTGTGGTGTTCCCAGGGCCTCCAAGAGGGGTGGGGTCTCAGGAATGGGGTTAGAGATGGCATAGGTGGGTTGGGTATCACTGAGAGAAAGGACAGTAGTAGGTCAAGGGTGGGTTGTGGAGTCCAGCAGGACCCTAAGTTGCCACATGACCCTGGGTGGTTTCCTTCTCTGAACACTGCTGTGAAACATAATTCATTGAGGGCAGAGTGGTCACACGGACAGTGGTGGAGGGCCAGGCTGCCCCGGAAGGCTTGACTGCTTCTCATGCCACTCCCAGGTACAGAAGCTGAGGATGTGCTCGGGGAGCTGGAATATGAGAAAGTGCCATACTCATCACTACGGCGCACCCTGGACCAGCGCCGGGCCCTAGTCATGCAGCTCTTCCAGGACCATGGCTTCTTCCCATCAGGTGAGCAGGTCTCGGAGTCTCGAGGGGCACTTGGAGGGGGCCTGCCTGCCcatctcaccctcccctccccacccttctgtCCACAGCCCAGGCCACAGCAGCCTTCCAGGCCCGCTACGCAGACATCTTCCCCTCCAAGGTCTGTCTGCAGTTGAAGATCCGTGAGGTTCGCCAGAAGATCATGCAGGCGGCCACTCCCACAGAGCAGCCCCCCGGAGCTGAGGCCCCCCTCCCTGGACCACCCCCCACTGGCACTGCTGCTgcccctgtccccactcccagccctgctgggggCCCTGACCCCACCTCACCTGGCTCGGACTCTGGCACGACCCCGGCTGCCCCGCCActgcctccacccccagagcCAGGGCCTGGACAacctggctgggaggggccccCTCAACCCTCACCACCCCCTTCTGGCCCCTCCACAGCTGCCACAGGCAGGTGAGGGGCCCCTGAGAAGATCCCAGACCCACAGTATCCCCCTCAGGACATGGACAGTATGTAGGTGGCAGGAATTGGGGGGCAGGATGGTTACCTCCTCCCCAATAAAGCCATTTCgtcctttccagtttggggcgGAATGAGGCCTGCTCCTCTTGTctaccccctctccccacagctcccTCCCTGTGATGGGGGGCAGCTGAGGGGAAGCAGGGGCACAGTCTCCCTCCATTGAGCCCCTGTACATAACCTGGAGTGTGTTACCTTCAGACCTTTTCACTTGTACTTTATGCAAAATGGCTCGCGTGAGGGCCGCAAGCTGGAGGGTTGTGCAGGCCTCAGGCCACAGGGAGGCACCTGTGGAGTAGGGGGAGTTCATGTACCCCTTTTTTCCCCAGAGGGGCTGGACTCAGGttagtttgggggtgggggctcctgcACTTTGCCACAGGCATGGAGAGGGTTCTCGCCTcaccccctctgccctcccaacTTGGGTTGTACTTTCTAAGAAGGTGattttcccctcccctcatccccatccccagaacaaaacatgttgatCATGTGCAATATTTCTTACTGTGCCGAGAAGCCGCAATGACCGAGATTAAAGCTGTTTAACACACCTGTGTAGCTGTCTGTTCTAAAGGGAGAAGGGATGTTGGTTATACCAGTTGGTTCCCCGGATGGCCATGGAGTTACATACTGCTCCCCCAACCCAAGATGAGGGAAGGAATTCCAGGACCATCCTCTCCCTACCTCAGAAGGATCTGGTCAGCAGTCATGATCCTTTCTCAGCCATCCAACCTGCGTGAGCTGGGGGAGGGCCTGAGATGTGGTGCTGCAAGAAGGGCAGTTCATCTTTGACAGTCCAGTTGGACCTGATAGGTCTGAGCCAGAGGTGGCACTGGGTGGGAGAGGCCAGTTGGCCAAGAGAACTGCGCTGTCCTCGGTGACTCTTGGTGCCCCCACGTGGCCTGAGCTAGCACTGCAGCCAGGCCAGAGGAAGCTCTCCTGCTTTCTGCCTGTCTATCACAGCCTGTGGACATGCTCTTGGGAGAAAGATAACCATATCCTGTGTAGAGGGATGactgctgggggtgggaaggtcaGGAAGCTTCCACAAGAAGTCACATCTAAGCCAGGACCAGAATACCGTTAAGTTCCAGCCAGGGGAAAGAGCATGTGCAGACTGGAGGGCAG
This region of Camelus ferus isolate YT-003-E chromosome 9, BCGSAC_Cfer_1.0, whole genome shotgun sequence genomic DNA includes:
- the CIC gene encoding protein capicua homolog isoform X7 → MKPMKKACAGLPGSGSGGKSPPATRAKALRRRGAGEGDKPEEEDDDAQQQQPGPEEAEEGEEEEAERGPGAEGLPPELHPHDPAPGPAEEPKVEGEAGRWEPSLSRKTATFKSRAPKKKYVEEHGAGSGSSSGAAGAPEEQARTPEEASALGVPPRPPTSTRSSSTDTASEHSADLEDEPAEACGPGPWPPGSTSVGYDLRQLRSQRVLARRGDGLFLPAVVRQVRRSQDLGVQFPGDRALTFYEGAPGGGVDVVLDATPPPGALVVGTAVCTCVEPGMAAYREGVVVEVATKPAAYKVRFSSQPGPVATLPQPPQPPHREPEEAVWVARSSLRLLRPPWDPEALPRKPSTGPEEEQAEPGAALPPCPAALDPKQPEDAEVSKISFGGNLGACEEGEEKHPPALGTPALLPLPPPQLLSPPPKSPAFAGPGRPGEQPSPCQEGSQGGSRSSSVASLEKGTAPAARARTPLTAAQQKYKKGDVVCTPNGIRKKFNGKQWRRLCSRDGCMKESQRRGYCSRHLSMRTKEMEGLADSGPGGAGRPAGVAAREGSTEFDWGDETSRDSEASSVAARGDSRPRLVAPADLSRFEFDECEAAVMLVSLGSSRSGTPSFSPVSTQSPFSPAPSPSPSPLFGFRPANFSPINASPVIQRTAVRSRHLSASTPKAGVLTPPDLGPHPPPPAPRERHSSGILPTFQTNLTFTVPISPGRRKTELLPHPGALGASGSGGGGAAPDFPKSDSLDSGVDSVSHTPTPSTPAGFRAVSPAVPFSRSRQPSPLLLLPPPAGLTSDPGPSVRRVPAVQRDSPVIVRNPDVPLPSKFPGEVGAASEARAGGPGRGCRETPVPPGVASGKPGLPPPLPAPVPITVPPAAPTAVAQPMPTFGLASSPFQPVAFHPSPAALLPVLVPSSYTSHPAPKKEVIMGRPGTVWTNVEPRSVAVFPWHSLVPFLAPSQPDPSVQPSEAQQPASHPVASNQSKEPAESAAVAHEQPPGGTGNADPGRPPGATCPESPGPGPPHSLGVVEPGKGPPPTTEEEAPGPPGEPRLDSETESDHDDAFLSIMSPEIQLPLPPGKRRTQSLSALPKERDSSSEKDGRSPNKREKDHIRRPMNAFMIFSKRHRALVHQRHPNQDNRTVSKILGEWWYALGPKEKQKYHDLAFQVKEAHFKAHPDWKWCNKDRKKSSSEAKPTSLGLAGGHKETRERSMSETGTAAAPGVSSELLSVTAQTLLSSDTKAPGSGSCGAERLHTVGAPGSARPRAFSHSGVHSLDGGEVDSQALQELTQMVSGPASYSGPKPSTQYGAPGPFAAPSEGGTLAASGRPPLLPTRASRSQRAASEDMTSDEERMVICEEEGDDDVIADDGFSTTDIDLKCKERVTDSESGDSSGEDPEGSKGFGRKVFSPVIRSSFTHCRPSLDPEPPGPPDPPGAFGKGYGPTPSSSSSSPASSSASAATSFQLGSGTFKAQESGQGSTTGPLRPPPPGAGGPATPSKATRFLPTDPATFRRKRPESVGGLDPPGPSVIAAPPSGGGSVLQTLVLPSNKEEREASGARMPSAPAPPLAYGAPAAPLSRPAATMVTNVVRPVSSTPVPIASKPFPSSARAEASPNDTAGGRTETVTGSRAPGGSPLGVSLVYSDKKSGATTSTAPHLVAGPLLGTVGKAPATVTNLLVGTPGYGAPAPPAVQFIAQGGPGSGAAAGSGAGAGSGPNGPVPLGILQPGPLSKAGGITQVQYILPTLPQQLQVAPAPAPGTKAVAPSGPAPTTSIRFTLPPGTSTNGKVLAATAPTPGIPILQSVPSAPPPKAQSVSPVQAPPPGGSAQLLPGKVLVPLATPSMSVRGGGAGQPLPLVSPPFSVPVQNGAQPPSKIIQLTPVPVSTPSGLVPPLSPASLPGPTSQPQKVLLPSSTRITYVQSASGHALPLGTSPASSQAGTVTSYGPTSSVALGFTSLGPSGPAFVQPLLSGQAPLLAPGQVGVSPVPSPQLPPSCTAPSGPVITAFYPGSPIPTSSASLAQPSQAPPGLVYTVATSTTPPAATILPKGPSAPATATPAPTSPFPSATAGSMTYSLVAPKAQRPTPKAPQKVKAAIASIPVGSFEAGAPGRPGPAPRQPLEPGPAREPSASESELEGQPTTPAPPLPPETWVPPARSSPPPPPPAEERTSSKGPETMASKFPSSSSDWRVPGLGLENRGEPPTPPSPAPAPASAPGSSSGSSEGSSGRAAGDTPERKEAASTGKKVKVRPPPLKKTFDSVDNRVLSEVDFEERFAELPEFRPEEVLPSPTLQSLATSPRAILGSYRKKRKNSTDLDSAPEDPTSPKRKMRRRSSCSSEPNTPKSAKCEGDIFTFDRTGTEAEDVLGELEYEKVPYSSLRRTLDQRRALVMQLFQDHGFFPSAQATAAFQARYADIFPSKVCLQLKIREVRQKIMQAATPTEQPPGAEAPLPGPPPTGTAAAPVPTPSPAGGPDPTSPGSDSGTTPAAPPLPPPPEPGPGQPGWEGPPQPSPPPSGPSTAATGR
- the CIC gene encoding protein capicua homolog isoform X6, producing MKPMKKACAGLPGSGSGGKSPPATRAKALRRRGAGEGDKPEEEDDDAQQQQPGPEEAEEGEEEEAERGPGAEGLPPELHPHDPAPGPAEEPKVEGEAGRWEPSLSRKTATFKSRAPKKKYVEEHGAGSGSSSGAAGAPEEQARTPEEASALGVPPRPPTSTRSSSTDTASEHSADLEDEPAEACGPGPWPPGSTSVGYDLRQLRSQRVLARRGDGLFLPAVVRQVRRSQDLGVQFPGDRALTFYEGAPGGGVDVVLDATPPPGALVVGTAVCTCVEPGMAAYREGVVVEVATKPAAYKVRFSSQPGPVATLPQPPQPPHREPEEAVWVARSSLRLLRPPWDPEALPRKPSTGPEEEQAEPGAALPPCPAALDPKQPEDAEVSKISFGGNLGACEEGEEKHPPALGTPALLPLPPPQLLSPPPKSPAFAGPGRPGEQPSPCQEGSQGGSRSSSVASLEKGTAPAARARTPLTAAQQKYKKGDVVCTPNGIRKKFNGKQWRRLCSRDGCMKESQRRGYCSRHLSMRTKEMEGLADSGPGGAGRPAGVAAREGSTEFDWGDETSRDSEASSVAARGDSRPRLVAPADLSRFEFDECEAAVMLVSLGSSRSGTPSFSPVSTQSPFSPAPSPSPSPLFGFRPANFSPINASPVIQRTAVRSRHLSASTPKAGVLTPPDLGPHPPPPAPRERHSSGILPTFQTNLTFTVPISPGRRKTELLPHPGALGASGSGGGGAAPDFPKSDSLDSGVDSVSHTPTPSTPAGFRAVSPAVPFSRSRQPSPLLLLPPPAGLTSDPGPSVRRVPAVQRDSPVIVRNPDVPLPSKFPGEVGAASEARAGGPGRGCRETPVPPGVASGKPGLPPPLPAPVPITVPPAAPTAVAQPMPTFGLASSPFQPVAFHPSPAALLPVLVPSSYTSHPAPKKEVIMGRPGTVWTNVEPRSVAVFPWHSLVPFLAPSQPDPSVQPSEAQQPASHPVASNQSKEPAESAAVAHEQPPGGTGNADPGRPPGATCPESPGPGPPHSLGVVEPGKGPPPTTEEEAPGPPGEPRLDSETESDHDDAFLSIMSPEIQLPLPPGKRRTQSLSALPKERDSSSEKDGRSPNKREKDHIRRPMNAFMIFSKRHRALVHQRHPNQDNRTVSKILGEWWYALGPKEKQKYHDLAFQVKEAHFKAHPDWKWCNKDRKKSSSEAKPTSLGLAGGHKETRERSMSETGTAAAPGVSSELLSVTAQTLLSSDTKAPGSGSCGAERLHTVGAPGSARPRAFSHSGVHSLDGGEVDSQALQELTQMVSGPASYSGPKPSTQYGAPGPFAAPSEGGTLAASGRPPLLPTRASRSQRAASEDMTSDEERMVICEEEGDDDVIADDGFSTTDIDLKCKERVTDSESGDSSGEDPEGSKGFGRKVFSPVIRSSFTHCRPSLDPEPPGPPDPPGAFGKGYGPTPSSSSSSPASSSASAATSFQLGSGTFKAQESGQGSTTGPLRPPPPGAGGPATPSKATRFLPTDPATFRRKRPESVGGLDPPGPSVIAAPPSGGGSVLQTLVLPSNKEEREASGARMPSAPAPPLAYGAPAAPLSRPAATMVTNVVRPVSSTPVPIASKPFPSSARAEASPNDTAGGRTETVTGSRAPGGSPLGVSLVYSDKKSGATTSTAPHLVAGPLLGTVGKAPATVTNLLVGTPGYGAPAPPAVQFIAQGGPGSGAAAGSGAGAGSGPNGPVPLGILQPGPLSKAGGITQVQYILPTLPQQLQVAPAPAPGTKAVAPSGPAPTTSIRFTLPPGTSTNGKVLAATAPTPGIPILQSVPSAPPPKAQSVSPVQAPPPGGSAQLLPGKVLVPLATPSMSVRGGGAGQPLPLVSPPFSVPVQNGAQPPSKIIQLTPVPVSTPSGLVPPLSPASLPGPTSQPQKVLLPSSTRITYVQSASGHALPLGTSPASSQAGTVTSYGPTSSVALGFTSLGPSGPAFVQPLLSGQAPLLAPGQVGVSPVPSPQLPPSCTAPSGPVITAFYPGSPIPTSSASLAQPSQAPPGLVYTVATSTTPPAATILPKGPSAPATATPAPTSPFPSATAGSMTYSLVAPKAQRPTPKAPQKVKAAIASIPVGSFEAGAPGRPGPAPRQPLEPGPAREPSASESELEGQPTTPAPPLPPETWVPPARSSPPPPPPAEERTSSKGPETMASKFPSSSSDWRVPGLGLENRGEPPTPPSPAPAPASAPGSSSGSSEGSSGRAAGDTPERKEAASTGKKVKVRPPPLKKTFDSVDNRVLSEVDFEERFAELPEFRPEEVLPSPTLQSLATSPRAILGSYRKKRKNSTDLDSAPEDPTSPKRKMRRRSSCSSEPNTPKSAKCEGDIFTFDRTGAGTEAEDVLGELEYEKVPYSSLRRTLDQRRALVMQLFQDHGFFPSAQATAAFQARYADIFPSKVCLQLKIREVRQKIMQAATPTEQPPGAEAPLPGPPPTGTAAAPVPTPSPAGGPDPTSPGSDSGTTPAAPPLPPPPEPGPGQPGWEGPPQPSPPPSGPSTAATGR